One Oryza sativa Japonica Group chromosome 8, ASM3414082v1 DNA window includes the following coding sequences:
- the LOC9270781 gene encoding uncharacterized protein isoform X2 has protein sequence MYRQQRKCDATPAAGVQCRRRFPSSRLSSPDDVVRFCRRCAVDLGLPSSNLQGHFYLPAKDTVQMCSSIPLLPQKHNTIPSIGRWVDMYHVFLYGLEKACFSHDDVQGEQGRQ, from the exons ATGTATCGGCAACAGCGGAAGTGCGACGCCACGCCTGCTGCTGGCGTGCAGTGCCGCCGTCGTTTTCCCAGCTCGCGGCTCTCCTCTCCTGACGAT GTGGTCAGGTTTTGCCGACGGTGCGCCGTGGATTTGGGCCTCCCATCCTCAAACCTTCAAGGTCATTTCTATCTCCCAGCCAAGGACACTGTTCAAATGTGCTCCTCCATTCCCCTCCTTCCCCAG AAACATAATACCATCCCCTCAATTGGACGATGG GTAGACATGTATCATGTGTTTTTGTATGGTCTGGAGAAGGCATGCTTTAGCCATG ATGATGTTCAAGGTGAGCAGGGGCGCCAGTAG
- the LOC9270781 gene encoding uncharacterized protein isoform X1 produces MYRQQRKCDATPAAGVQCRRRFPSSRLSSPDDQVVRFCRRCAVDLGLPSSNLQGHFYLPAKDTVQMCSSIPLLPQKHNTIPSIGRWVDMYHVFLYGLEKACFSHDDVQGEQGRQ; encoded by the exons ATGTATCGGCAACAGCGGAAGTGCGACGCCACGCCTGCTGCTGGCGTGCAGTGCCGCCGTCGTTTTCCCAGCTCGCGGCTCTCCTCTCCTGACGAT CAGGTGGTCAGGTTTTGCCGACGGTGCGCCGTGGATTTGGGCCTCCCATCCTCAAACCTTCAAGGTCATTTCTATCTCCCAGCCAAGGACACTGTTCAAATGTGCTCCTCCATTCCCCTCCTTCCCCAG AAACATAATACCATCCCCTCAATTGGACGATGG GTAGACATGTATCATGTGTTTTTGTATGGTCTGGAGAAGGCATGCTTTAGCCATG ATGATGTTCAAGGTGAGCAGGGGCGCCAGTAG
- the LOC4345009 gene encoding large ribosomal subunit protein uL30x, with amino-acid sequence MAAEVAKAAVVPESVLKKRKREEQWAADRKEKALAEKKKAVESRKLIFARAKQYAQEYDAQEKELVQLKREARMKGGFYVSPEAKLLFVVRIRGINAMHPKTRKILQLLRLRQIFNGVFLKVNKATINMLRRVEPYVAYGYPNLKSVRELIYKRGYGKLNKQRIPLQNNKVIEEGLGKHDIICIEDLVHEIMTVGPHFKEANNFLWPFKLKAPLGGLKKKRNHYVEGGDAGNREDYINELIRRMN; translated from the exons atggcggcggaggtggcgaaggcggcggtggtgccggAGTCGGTGCTGAAGAAGCGGAAGCGGGAGGAGCAGTGGGCGGCGGACAGGAAGGAGAAGGCGCTCGCCGAGAAGAAGAAGGCCGTCGAGAGCCGCAAGCTCATCTTCGCCCGCGCCAAGCAGTACGCCCAGGAGTACGACGCGCAG GAGAAGGAGCTTGTGCAGCTCAAGCGTGAGGCTCGGATGAAGGGTGGGTTCTACGTCAGCCCTGAGGCCAAACTTCTGTTTGTGGTCCGCATCCGTGG TATCAATGCCATGCACCCCAAGACCAGGAAGATCTTGCAGCTTCTGCGGTTGAGGCAG ATCTTCAATGGTGTCTTCCTCAAGGTTAACAAGGCAACCATTAACATGCTGCGCAGGGTTGAGCCATATGTTGCATATGG GTACCCAAACCTGAAGAGTGTCAGGGAATTGATCTACAAGAGGGGTTACGGAAAGCTCAACAAGCAGAGGATTCCTCTTCAGAACAACAAAGTCATTGAGGAG GGCTTGGGGAAGCATGACATCATCTGCATTGAGGATCTTGTCCACGAGATCATGACTGTCGGTCCACACTTCAAGGAGGCCAACAACTTCCTGTGGCCCTTCAAGTTGAAGGCACCACTCGGTGGCCTCAAGAAGAAGAGGAACCACTATGTCGAGGGTGGTGATGCCGGCAACCGTGAGGACTACATCAACGAGCTCATCCGGAGGATGAACTAG